Proteins from a single region of Verrucomicrobiota bacterium:
- a CDS encoding phosphatidate cytidylyltransferase has protein sequence MLLVGRACPSPPPTGCKTSCSGGAPGRTRPTCITGNIGMHRARIPPGLNARQSPFPRAFSSAMSTPPSLPTMMKGAVFLRRLASTAVLWTTILTALFSGYESLSNAVFIVILLALGTSGLWEFYDLAGKRGYPCYRGWGIFGGLLLLFSTFLWLTQRLGPVLQPAKANDFETGFLVLFVLGLCLRQFFNRENPDGLLAISVTLFGLMYVPWLLNFLQKITFHPKLGGDGKFYLLYFIVVTKFSDIGAYVVGSMIGKHKMIPRISPGKTWEGFAGAILVSTGVSLLFAHLAGSHLYGMNFLHALILGILLSVSAVLGDLIESLFKREAGVKDSGRLFPGIGGILDLLDSLLFNAPLMYLYLRHVLTHP, from the coding sequence ATGTTGTTGGTAGGGCGGGCCTGTCCCAGCCCGCCGCCCACGGGATGCAAAACATCATGCTCCGGCGGCGCGCCGGGACGGACGCGCCCTACCTGCATCACCGGCAACATCGGGATGCACCGGGCTCGCATCCCCCCGGGTCTGAACGCTCGACAGTCGCCATTTCCTCGCGCATTTTCCTCCGCAATGTCCACGCCGCCTTCGTTGCCAACGATGATGAAAGGGGCCGTTTTTCTACGCCGGCTTGCGAGCACCGCGGTGCTTTGGACCACGATTCTCACCGCCCTTTTCTCAGGTTACGAGAGCCTTTCCAACGCGGTTTTCATTGTGATTTTGCTCGCGCTGGGAACTTCGGGACTATGGGAGTTTTACGACCTGGCAGGCAAGCGGGGCTATCCCTGTTATCGAGGCTGGGGCATTTTCGGAGGACTCCTCCTCTTGTTCAGCACCTTTCTTTGGCTTACCCAACGACTTGGACCCGTGCTCCAGCCTGCCAAGGCCAATGATTTTGAAACCGGATTCCTCGTGCTGTTCGTGCTCGGGCTTTGCCTGAGGCAGTTCTTCAATCGCGAGAATCCGGACGGACTGCTCGCCATTTCCGTCACCCTGTTCGGGCTCATGTATGTGCCCTGGTTGTTGAATTTCCTTCAGAAAATCACGTTTCATCCCAAGCTGGGTGGAGACGGCAAATTCTATCTCCTCTACTTCATCGTGGTTACAAAGTTCAGCGACATTGGCGCTTATGTCGTCGGCTCGATGATCGGGAAACACAAAATGATTCCGCGCATCAGCCCCGGCAAGACGTGGGAAGGATTCGCCGGCGCCATTCTGGTCTCCACCGGAGTCAGCCTCTTGTTCGCCCACTTGGCCGGAAGCCACCTTTACGGAATGAATTTCCTCCACGCCCTCATCCTCGGCATCCTGCTGAGCGTTTCGGCCGTGCTGGGCGATCTGATCGAGTCCCTCTTCAAGCGCGAAGCCGGAGTGAAGGACTCAGGACGGCTCTTTCCAGGGATTGGCGGCATTTTGGACCTTCTCGACAGCCTGCTGTTCAATGCCCCACTGATGTACCTTTACCTGCGCCACGTGCTCACGCACCCATGA
- a CDS encoding sugar phosphate isomerase/epimerase, whose protein sequence is MNSYSTASAPTRRTFLKGVAALAGAGVVDQISARAANPQHRLKLGFDNFAVRDMKWNAVQLIEYGAKLKVDSIFITDFGPFEKRDDASLGEIRKRAEDQGMQIQLGSWSICPTAKSFRKDWGTAEEHLRLGLRMAKALGSPVFRVILGNGDDRKSAGGIEARIEDTVAVCRACRNQSLDSGVKIAVENHAGDMQARELVTLIEAAGRDYVGANLDSGNACWTMEDPLRNLEILGPYVLTTSLRDSMIWEYEKGVAVQWTAMGEGIVDFKSFFEHFIRVCPNAPVHIETISGFTRRLALFENEFWTHWPKMEARDLARFMALAKKGKAIPEFRAPNPQAGQEYQKGEIERSIAYCKNTLGLGRRM, encoded by the coding sequence ATGAATTCCTATTCAACTGCTTCCGCACCCACCCGTCGCACGTTCTTGAAAGGCGTCGCCGCCCTCGCCGGCGCCGGTGTCGTCGATCAAATTTCAGCCCGAGCAGCGAACCCCCAGCATCGCTTGAAACTGGGCTTCGACAATTTCGCGGTCCGCGACATGAAATGGAACGCGGTTCAACTCATCGAGTACGGCGCGAAACTCAAGGTGGATTCCATTTTCATCACGGATTTCGGCCCCTTCGAAAAACGAGACGACGCCTCCCTGGGCGAGATCCGCAAGCGCGCCGAGGATCAGGGCATGCAAATCCAATTGGGCAGTTGGAGCATTTGCCCGACCGCCAAATCATTCCGAAAGGATTGGGGCACCGCCGAGGAACATCTCCGCCTTGGCCTGCGCATGGCGAAAGCGCTGGGGTCTCCCGTCTTTCGCGTCATCCTCGGCAACGGGGACGACCGCAAGAGCGCCGGCGGCATCGAAGCCCGCATCGAGGACACCGTGGCCGTCTGCCGGGCCTGCCGCAACCAATCGCTCGATTCCGGCGTCAAAATCGCCGTCGAAAATCACGCGGGCGACATGCAGGCCCGCGAATTGGTCACCCTGATCGAAGCCGCCGGACGCGACTACGTTGGCGCCAACCTCGATTCAGGCAACGCCTGCTGGACCATGGAAGATCCGCTCCGCAATCTCGAAATCCTCGGTCCCTACGTGCTCACCACCAGCCTGCGCGATTCCATGATTTGGGAGTACGAGAAAGGAGTTGCCGTGCAATGGACCGCGATGGGGGAAGGCATCGTCGATTTCAAATCCTTCTTCGAACACTTCATCCGGGTCTGCCCCAACGCACCGGTCCACATCGAGACCATCTCGGGCTTCACCCGGCGTTTAGCCCTGTTTGAAAACGAGTTCTGGACGCATTGGCCGAAGATGGAAGCCCGGGATCTCGCCCGCTTCATGGCCCTCGCCAAGAAAGGCAAAGCCATCCCCGAGTTCCGCGCGCCCAACCCTCAAGCCGGCCAGGAATATCAAAAAGGCGAAATCGAACGCAGCATCGCCTACTGCAAGAACACTCTCGGTCTGGGACGAAGAATGTGA